In a single window of the Candidatus Neomarinimicrobiota bacterium genome:
- a CDS encoding molecular chaperone TorD family protein, whose translation MTNRRNTNDAEIALCRSGIYEALTLGFRPPTEETVRRLISNEQNLLFAELVSIFDENLVEDVSNLAMRVDAEMVDKLKSIYYNLFGHSARSSVPPYETEFGDKNLFQQPHQLADISGFLTAFGLKLNVAEHERIDHISCELEFMCFLTRKEAYAIQNEKSALLKETLKAERSFLKDHLARFTPTFSHLCIKEDQGGFYGNLGRLLQNFIQLECVRFELKSGSEKLHLRSSVEVDECFDCEFSGDVQDLAGDGKSTDELVS comes from the coding sequence ATGACAAATAGAAGAAATACTAATGACGCTGAAATTGCTCTTTGCAGAAGCGGAATATATGAGGCATTAACTCTCGGATTCCGGCCTCCGACTGAAGAGACCGTCAGAAGGCTAATATCGAATGAACAGAACTTGCTCTTTGCCGAGCTGGTTTCAATATTTGACGAGAATCTTGTGGAGGATGTCTCAAATCTTGCGATGAGAGTAGATGCTGAGATGGTAGATAAATTGAAAAGTATCTATTACAATTTGTTCGGTCACAGCGCACGCTCGAGTGTACCGCCGTACGAAACAGAATTTGGCGATAAGAATCTCTTCCAACAACCGCATCAGCTGGCTGATATATCGGGATTTTTAACTGCGTTTGGTCTAAAATTAAATGTAGCCGAGCATGAGAGAATCGATCATATCAGCTGTGAATTGGAATTCATGTGTTTTCTCACAAGAAAAGAAGCATATGCGATACAAAATGAAAAATCGGCATTGTTGAAAGAAACCCTGAAGGCTGAACGCTCTTTTCTGAAAGACCACCTCGCGCGGTTTACTCCGACATTTAGTCACCTTTGTATAAAGGAAGACCAGGGCGGATTTTACGGTAATCTCGGTAGATTGCTGCAAAACTTCATTCAATTAGAATGTGTTCGATTCGAATTAAAATCTGGTTCGGAGAAGCTGCATCTCAGGTCCAGCGTTGAAGTGGACGAGTGTTTTGATTGTGAATTTAGCGGCGATGTTCAGGATTTAGCAGGAGATGGTAAGTCAACGGATGAACTTGTAAGTTGA
- a CDS encoding 4Fe-4S dicluster domain-containing protein — MPKVKNWQINREMDYPYVGAYPDRQFAFVFNINRCIACQTCTMACKSTWTFSKGQEQMWWANVETKPYGGYPQFWDAKILKLLEEANPGKQNWRKRNGKYRFEGKTIFEAIKKRLLPNSSRVLGYLPADYEWNSPNIYEDNPQGKLGKVNELDKEGVELPTHKTWFFYLARICNHCSYPACLAACPREAIYKRPEDGIVLIDQEKCRGYRKCVEACPYKKAMYRGNTRITEKCVGCYPRVEGSDPESEGTPMETRCMAACIGQMRMQGLVKMNNDGSWKKDRYNPLYYMVHEAKVALPLYPQFGTSPNGYYIPPRWVPRKYLKQMFGPGVDQAIENYMNPSRELLAVLQLFRRSNRIIFSYEFEKGPKIYEGTIRGKPVIIYNDTVIAYGKDGTELFRTTIDEPVYERPKKYANSI, encoded by the coding sequence GTGCCTAAAGTTAAAAATTGGCAGATAAATCGAGAAATGGATTATCCATACGTGGGAGCGTATCCTGATCGCCAGTTCGCATTCGTATTCAACATAAACCGCTGCATCGCATGTCAGACGTGTACGATGGCTTGCAAATCCACATGGACGTTCAGCAAGGGACAGGAACAGATGTGGTGGGCTAATGTGGAAACCAAGCCGTATGGCGGATATCCTCAATTTTGGGATGCGAAAATCCTCAAACTTCTTGAGGAAGCTAATCCGGGTAAACAGAACTGGAGGAAGAGAAACGGAAAATACAGATTTGAAGGAAAGACGATCTTTGAAGCTATCAAAAAGAGATTGCTGCCGAACAGCTCGCGTGTTTTAGGTTATCTTCCGGCAGATTACGAGTGGAATTCTCCGAATATTTATGAGGATAACCCTCAAGGAAAACTCGGAAAGGTCAACGAGCTGGACAAGGAAGGTGTTGAACTGCCAACTCATAAAACATGGTTCTTCTATTTAGCGAGAATATGTAATCACTGCAGTTATCCGGCTTGCCTTGCCGCTTGCCCCCGCGAGGCAATATACAAGAGACCGGAAGACGGCATAGTTTTAATTGATCAGGAAAAATGCCGCGGTTATAGAAAATGTGTGGAAGCATGTCCATACAAAAAGGCGATGTACAGGGGCAATACACGAATCACCGAAAAGTGCGTTGGCTGTTATCCGCGCGTTGAGGGATCCGATCCGGAGTCCGAAGGAACTCCTATGGAAACACGCTGTATGGCGGCTTGTATAGGTCAGATGAGGATGCAGGGTTTGGTCAAGATGAACAACGACGGTAGTTGGAAGAAAGATCGATACAATCCGTTGTATTATATGGTTCATGAAGCGAAAGTGGCTCTTCCGCTTTACCCGCAGTTCGGAACATCCCCAAATGGATATTACATTCCACCCAGATGGGTGCCGAGGAAATATCTTAAACAAATGTTCGGTCCCGGAGTCGATCAGGCTATAGAAAATTATATGAATCCGAGCCGAGAGCTGTTAGCAGTGTTACAACTCTTCAGGCGTTCAAACCGGATAATATTCAGTTACGAGTTTGAGAAAGGTCCTAAAATCTATGAAGGCACTATCAGGGGTAAACCCGTCATTATTTATAATGATACGGTCATTGCGTACGGCAAAGACGGTACAGAACTTTTCCGTACGACTATTGACGAACCGGTTTACGAAAGACCCAAAAAATACGCTAACTCAATTTAA